A part of Desulfofundulus salinus genomic DNA contains:
- the pfkB gene encoding 1-phosphofructokinase: MKVVTSMIATVTLNPALDKTVIVPHFAVGKTNRVQVKYVDPGGKGINVAKVLKQLGSPVIATGFLAGNNGRYISEALASRDILTDFVYLTGETRVNLKIIDPVSGMETEINEPGFLIADEHLKQFKQKTRELAERCSVMVFSGSLPPGVPPDTYAALIRIAKGCGTKTILDTSGEALEIGLGAGPDLIKPNRAEVQELLQIRVEKEKDLIDAARRLLAMGTGTVVISLGAAGALAASGDRMIRARPPSIKTGSTVGAGDSMVAAFAYAMMKNLSLGEALRLATAASTATATVDGSGVGDFQLIQEFLPQVELEELH; encoded by the coding sequence GTGAAGGTAGTAACAAGCATGATTGCTACGGTAACATTGAATCCCGCACTGGACAAAACAGTGATTGTCCCCCATTTTGCCGTCGGCAAAACCAACAGGGTTCAGGTCAAGTATGTGGATCCCGGCGGCAAAGGGATTAACGTGGCTAAAGTTTTAAAACAGCTTGGTTCTCCCGTAATAGCCACCGGCTTCTTGGCCGGAAACAATGGCCGTTACATTTCTGAGGCTCTGGCGTCCAGGGATATCCTTACCGACTTTGTTTATCTTACTGGCGAGACGCGTGTGAATCTCAAGATCATCGATCCGGTATCCGGGATGGAGACTGAGATTAATGAACCCGGCTTTTTAATTGCCGATGAGCACCTGAAGCAGTTTAAACAAAAAACAAGGGAACTGGCTGAGCGGTGTTCGGTAATGGTATTCTCTGGGAGCCTGCCGCCCGGTGTTCCCCCGGATACCTATGCAGCGCTCATCCGCATTGCTAAAGGTTGCGGTACCAAAACAATTCTAGACACCAGCGGGGAGGCCCTGGAGATCGGGCTGGGTGCGGGGCCTGACCTGATCAAACCAAACCGGGCTGAAGTGCAGGAACTGCTTCAAATCAGGGTTGAAAAGGAAAAGGATCTTATTGATGCTGCTCGCAGGTTGCTGGCAATGGGCACCGGTACAGTAGTCATCTCCCTGGGAGCTGCCGGGGCGCTGGCTGCCTCGGGAGATAGGATGATACGTGCACGGCCTCCTTCCATCAAAACCGGCAGCACTGTCGGTGCTGGTGATTCCATGGTGGCAGCCTTCGCCTATGCAATGATGAAAAACCTCTCGCTTGGTGAAGCATTGCGTCTGGCCACTGCCGCCAGTACAGCTACTGCCACAGTAGATGGAAGCGGGGTGGGAGACTTCCAACTGATCCAGGAATTCCTGCCACAGGTAGAGCTGGAAGAGTTGCATTAA
- a CDS encoding PTS fructose transporter subunit IIC, translating into MHLVSVGEAIKNAGSLIDQALQQKDSATVTDIIQLVQQEKSKRSAEAVGFYKHLMTGVSYMIPLVVAGGLIIALSFIFGIEAFKQKGTLAANLMNIGGGAAFALMVPVLAGFIAYSIADRPGLVPGLVGGMLASQMGAGFLGGIVAGFLAGYVARALRDYIKLPAGMEGLKPVLIIPLFSTLIVGLLLIYVIGVPIKGIMDGLKVWLTGMSKGNAVILGLILGAMMAFDMGGPVNKAAYTFAVGLLGSNIFEPQAAVMAAGMTPPLGLALATLLAPGKFTRDEKEAGKAAAVLGISFITEGAIPFAAADPFRVIPSIMIGSAVAGALSMAFGATLRAPHGGIFVLAIPNAVGHLGLYVLAIAIGTVVTALLVSILKPSKQ; encoded by the coding sequence ATGCATTTAGTTTCCGTAGGGGAAGCTATTAAAAACGCAGGTAGCTTGATAGACCAGGCATTACAGCAAAAGGATTCTGCCACTGTAACAGACATTATCCAGCTGGTACAGCAGGAAAAGTCCAAACGGAGTGCTGAGGCTGTCGGTTTCTACAAACACTTGATGACCGGTGTATCTTATATGATTCCTCTCGTTGTAGCCGGTGGTCTCATTATTGCCCTATCATTTATTTTCGGGATTGAAGCCTTTAAGCAAAAAGGTACCCTGGCGGCGAATTTAATGAACATAGGTGGCGGAGCTGCGTTTGCGCTGATGGTACCGGTCCTGGCCGGGTTTATTGCCTACTCCATTGCGGACCGGCCAGGGTTGGTACCCGGCCTGGTTGGTGGTATGCTGGCTTCACAAATGGGTGCCGGTTTCCTGGGCGGTATTGTAGCGGGCTTTCTGGCCGGGTACGTGGCAAGAGCGCTCAGGGACTATATTAAACTTCCGGCGGGAATGGAAGGGTTAAAGCCGGTTTTAATTATCCCTCTCTTCTCCACATTAATAGTCGGCCTGCTGCTGATTTACGTCATCGGTGTTCCTATTAAGGGTATTATGGACGGATTAAAAGTCTGGCTTACCGGTATGAGTAAAGGGAATGCTGTCATTCTGGGATTAATTTTGGGCGCCATGATGGCCTTTGATATGGGCGGTCCAGTTAATAAGGCAGCTTATACCTTTGCAGTGGGTCTTTTGGGAAGCAATATCTTTGAACCTCAAGCTGCTGTGATGGCTGCCGGTATGACTCCTCCCCTGGGGCTGGCTCTGGCCACTTTGCTGGCGCCCGGGAAATTTACCAGGGATGAAAAAGAGGCTGGAAAAGCCGCAGCGGTACTTGGTATCTCATTCATTACGGAGGGGGCCATACCCTTTGCTGCAGCTGATCCGTTCCGCGTTATACCATCTATTATGATCGGATCCGCGGTGGCAGGTGCCCTTTCCATGGCATTCGGTGCTACTTTGCGGGCACCACATGGGGGAATATTTGTGCTGGCCATTCCTAATGCGGTAGGCCACCTGGGGTTATACGTCCTTGCCATCGCCATCGGGACCGTGGTTACCGCTTTATTAGTATCTATCTTGAAGCCGAGCAAACAATAG
- a CDS encoding PTS sugar transporter subunit IIA, protein MDVRSLITQQLITLRLRSEEKKAAIEELSSILMENGYLTDLETYLQDVFKREDLSTTGIGFGVAIPHAKSTAVNRPVLAFGRSMSGIEWNSLDGRPVHLVFLIAVPAESAENEHLKILSALSRKLIHEDFRRSLREAQDESQILAALTGI, encoded by the coding sequence ATGGATGTTCGAAGTCTAATCACTCAACAGTTGATAACCCTTAGACTGCGTTCTGAAGAGAAAAAGGCGGCTATCGAAGAACTTTCCAGTATTCTTATGGAAAACGGTTATCTAACAGATCTGGAAACATATTTACAAGATGTTTTTAAAAGGGAAGATTTGAGTACTACTGGTATTGGTTTCGGGGTAGCCATTCCCCACGCCAAATCTACGGCGGTGAACAGGCCTGTGCTTGCTTTCGGTCGTTCAATGTCCGGAATTGAATGGAACAGCCTGGACGGCCGGCCCGTACACCTGGTCTTTTTAATTGCCGTACCGGCAGAAAGTGCTGAAAACGAGCATTTAAAAATCCTGTCCGCTCTTTCGCGGAAGCTGATACATGAAGATTTCCGCCGGAGCCTGCGGGAAGCACAGGACGAGTCGCAAATACTGGCTGCGTTGACCGGAATTTGA
- the ptsP gene encoding phosphoenolpyruvate--protein phosphotransferase, producing the protein MREGHLSAEEAVDRAVALLIEKFQALKDTYLRERAADIKDVGQRLLRNLTEGSSEENRMTKSGIVFALDLTPSETSLLDSSKVLGLVTEEGGKTSHTAILARALNIPAVVGVKGALARVREGDTVIVDGEKGDVLVCPDERTLEFYRHRLEEERKIRKMLAARKDLPAITPDGFQIKVVANIGGPEEAGTVLSAGAEGVGLFRTEFLFLNRHTLPSEEEQFEAYKKVLAQLAPRQVIIRTLDIGGDKEVPLLKLFREQNPFLGLRAIRLCLRNKELFYTQLRAILRASGFGNLAIMLPMVSDIVEVKQTKEIIGQIKKELAARGEKIAEEIPLGIMVETPAAAIMAGFNILKSWPGHQVYLSSGQPPRPCAPC; encoded by the coding sequence ATCCGGGAGGGCCACCTCTCTGCAGAAGAAGCTGTTGACCGGGCGGTTGCACTGCTTATCGAAAAGTTTCAGGCTTTAAAAGATACCTATCTGCGTGAAAGGGCAGCTGACATCAAAGATGTGGGCCAGCGCCTTCTGCGCAATTTAACCGAAGGATCTTCTGAGGAAAATCGAATGACAAAATCAGGTATTGTTTTTGCGCTTGATTTAACCCCTTCCGAAACCAGTCTCCTCGATTCGTCAAAGGTTTTGGGTCTTGTAACCGAAGAGGGGGGCAAGACTTCCCATACCGCCATTCTCGCCCGCGCTTTGAATATCCCTGCGGTGGTAGGCGTAAAGGGTGCTTTGGCCCGGGTGCGTGAGGGGGATACCGTAATTGTGGACGGGGAGAAGGGAGATGTGCTTGTTTGCCCGGATGAGCGTACCCTGGAGTTTTACCGGCATCGGCTGGAGGAGGAAAGAAAAATCCGAAAGATGCTGGCTGCCAGGAAAGACCTGCCGGCAATTACCCCGGATGGATTCCAGATAAAGGTTGTTGCCAACATCGGTGGTCCTGAAGAAGCTGGTACAGTCCTGTCTGCCGGTGCGGAAGGTGTCGGGCTTTTCCGGACGGAGTTCCTGTTTTTAAACCGGCATACATTGCCGTCGGAGGAAGAACAGTTTGAGGCCTATAAAAAGGTTTTAGCACAACTGGCGCCCCGCCAGGTCATTATCAGGACGCTGGATATCGGTGGAGATAAAGAGGTTCCCCTTTTAAAACTTTTCCGAGAACAAAATCCTTTTCTGGGTCTGCGTGCTATTCGCCTGTGTCTGCGGAATAAGGAGCTATTCTATACACAGCTTCGTGCTATCTTGCGGGCGAGCGGTTTCGGAAACCTGGCCATTATGTTGCCAATGGTTTCGGATATAGTTGAAGTGAAGCAGACTAAAGAGATTATCGGCCAGATCAAGAAAGAGCTGGCAGCCAGGGGGGAAAAAATAGCGGAGGAGATCCCCTTGGGGATTATGGTGGAAACCCCTGCTGCTGCAATAATGGCAGGTTTTAATATTTTAAAAAGTTGGCCAGGACATCAAGTATATCTATCGTCCGGACAACCCCCACGACCTTGCGCTCCTTGTTAA
- a CDS encoding YitT family protein, which produces MAILSEFLGVTLGVVLTALGLDLFLVPNKIAAGGVSGLATVFHYLTGAPVGMTMLALNVPLFAMGIYRLGLKFGFRSLYGTISLSLVVDALAPHLPVPTHDPLLASIFGGVLTGLGLGLVFRYRGTTGGTDLAAAILRTYTGANVGQLLFLVDGMVVLIAGFTFNSWELAMYALITIFVTAWLIDLVQEGISYTKAFFIISQKADEIAAAVLQELNRGATALKGRGMYTGMERDVLLVVVNRSEVTRLKDLIYKVDREAFVILADVHEVLGEGFKQWRES; this is translated from the coding sequence ATGGCCATTCTTAGCGAATTTTTGGGAGTAACGCTGGGGGTGGTCCTTACCGCCCTTGGGCTGGATCTCTTCCTGGTGCCAAATAAGATTGCCGCCGGGGGAGTAAGTGGCCTGGCTACAGTCTTCCACTACCTCACCGGTGCCCCCGTGGGGATGACCATGCTGGCGTTAAACGTCCCCCTTTTTGCCATGGGCATTTACCGGCTGGGTCTGAAATTTGGCTTTCGCTCTCTTTACGGCACCATCAGCCTGTCCCTGGTGGTGGACGCGCTGGCTCCCCATCTCCCCGTGCCCACCCACGATCCCCTGCTGGCCAGCATCTTCGGCGGGGTGCTCACCGGCCTGGGGCTGGGTCTGGTTTTTCGCTACCGGGGCACCACCGGCGGCACCGACCTGGCCGCCGCTATTTTGCGCACCTACACCGGCGCCAACGTGGGCCAGCTCCTTTTCCTGGTGGACGGCATGGTAGTGCTCATTGCGGGGTTTACCTTTAACTCCTGGGAGCTGGCCATGTACGCCCTGATCACCATTTTTGTTACCGCCTGGCTCATCGACCTGGTGCAGGAGGGGATCAGCTATACCAAGGCCTTCTTCATCATTTCCCAAAAGGCGGATGAAATTGCGGCCGCGGTGCTGCAGGAGCTCAACCGCGGCGCCACTGCTTTGAAGGGGCGGGGCATGTATACCGGCATGGAGCGGGACGTCCTGCTGGTGGTGGTGAACCGCTCCGAGGTGACCCGTTTAAAGGATCTGATCTACAAGGTGGACCGGGAGGCCTTTGTCATCCTGGCCGACGTGCACGAAGTGCTGGGAGAAGGATTTAAACAGTGGCGGGAATCATGA